A single region of the Massilia sp. erpn genome encodes:
- a CDS encoding XrtA/PEP-CTERM system amidotransferase: MCGIVGILDTRGKREIDQDQLRRMNDTQHHRGPDEGDIYVEPGVGFGHRRLSVIDISLGQQPLGNEDGSVMVCYNGEIYNYRELTAELKSLGHTFKTKSDTEVIVHAWEEWGEQCVEHFRGMFAFGLWDRNKQVMFLARDRMGVKPMYYAMLPDGFFVFSSELKALRSLNGLPREIDPQAVEDYFAYGYVPEPKTIYKGALKLSPGFRLLQKVGAPLAEPQQFWDVPFKRHAGMTLGDAEGELVERLREAVKIRLVAEVPLGAFLSGGVDSSAVVAMMAGLSDGPVNTCSIAFKDKAFDESAYAAQVAQQYGTDHHVETVDTDDYGLLDTLADLYDEPYADSSAIPTYRVCELARKRVTVALSGDGGDENLAGYRRYRYAMAENRVRGRIPIGLRKPLFGTLGRLYPKADWAPRVFRAKTTFEALSRDLVEGYFHGVSIMSDQMRQQLFTPKFRAGLQGYRAIDVMRAHADQAPTDDPLSLIQYLDMKTYLPGDILTKVDRASMAHALEVRVPLLDHKLVEWISGLPPEMKLNGSEGKYVFKKSMENYLPNDILYRRKQGFAVPLAAWFRGPLRERVRSSLLGPNLAATGIFNQAYLNEMVEQHQSGRRDYSAPIWTLLMFEAFLRKEMQA, encoded by the coding sequence ATGTGTGGAATAGTCGGCATCCTGGACACGCGCGGCAAGCGCGAGATCGATCAGGACCAGCTGCGCCGGATGAACGATACGCAGCACCATCGCGGTCCGGACGAAGGCGATATCTATGTGGAACCCGGCGTCGGCTTCGGCCACCGCCGCCTGTCCGTGATCGACATCTCGCTCGGCCAGCAGCCGCTGGGCAACGAGGACGGCAGCGTGATGGTCTGCTACAACGGCGAGATCTACAACTACCGCGAGCTGACGGCGGAACTGAAGTCGCTCGGCCACACCTTCAAGACCAAGAGCGACACCGAGGTGATCGTGCATGCCTGGGAAGAGTGGGGCGAGCAATGCGTCGAGCATTTCCGCGGCATGTTCGCCTTTGGCCTGTGGGACCGCAACAAGCAGGTCATGTTCCTGGCGCGCGACCGCATGGGCGTGAAGCCGATGTACTACGCCATGCTGCCGGACGGCTTCTTCGTCTTCAGCTCCGAACTGAAAGCCCTGCGTTCGCTGAACGGCCTGCCGCGCGAGATCGATCCGCAGGCGGTGGAGGATTACTTTGCCTACGGCTATGTGCCGGAGCCGAAAACGATTTACAAGGGCGCGCTGAAACTGTCGCCCGGCTTCCGCCTGCTGCAAAAGGTCGGCGCGCCGCTGGCCGAGCCGCAGCAGTTCTGGGACGTGCCCTTCAAGCGCCATGCCGGCATGACCCTGGGCGATGCCGAGGGCGAGCTGGTGGAGCGCCTGCGCGAAGCCGTCAAAATCCGCCTGGTGGCGGAAGTGCCGCTGGGCGCCTTCCTGTCCGGCGGTGTCGACTCCAGCGCGGTGGTGGCGATGATGGCGGGCTTGAGCGACGGCCCGGTGAATACCTGCTCCATCGCTTTCAAGGACAAGGCCTTTGACGAATCGGCCTATGCCGCGCAAGTGGCGCAGCAATACGGCACCGACCACCACGTTGAAACGGTGGACACCGACGATTACGGCCTGCTCGACACCCTGGCCGACCTATATGATGAACCATATGCCGACAGCTCGGCGATTCCGACCTACCGCGTCTGCGAGCTGGCGCGCAAGCGCGTGACGGTGGCCTTGTCCGGCGATGGCGGCGACGAAAATCTGGCAGGCTACCGGCGCTACCGCTATGCCATGGCGGAAAACCGCGTGCGCGGCCGCATTCCCATCGGCCTGCGCAAGCCGCTGTTCGGCACCCTGGGGCGCCTGTATCCGAAGGCTGACTGGGCGCCGCGCGTGTTCCGCGCCAAGACCACCTTCGAAGCGCTGTCGCGCGATCTGGTGGAGGGCTATTTCCATGGCGTCTCCATCATGAGCGACCAGATGCGCCAGCAGTTGTTCACGCCAAAATTCCGCGCCGGCCTGCAAGGCTATCGCGCCATCGATGTGATGCGCGCCCACGCCGACCAGGCGCCGACCGACGATCCGCTCTCGCTGATCCAGTATCTGGACATGAAGACGTATCTGCCGGGCGATATCCTGACCAAGGTCGACCGCGCCAGCATGGCCCATGCGCTGGAAGTGCGCGTGCCGCTGCTGGACCACAAGCTGGTGGAGTGGATTTCCGGCTTGCCGCCCGAGATGAAGCTGAACGGCAGCGAAGGCAAGTACGTGTTCAAGAAGAGCATGGAAAACTATCTGCCGAACGATATCCTCTACCGCCGCAAGCAGGGCTTTGCCGTGCCGCTGGCGGCCTGGTTCCGCGGCCCGCTGCGCGAGCGCGTACGCAGCTCGCTGCTGGGACCGAACCTGGCCGCTACCGGTATCTTCAACCAGGCTTACCTGAACGAGATGGTGGAGCAGCACCAGTCCGGCCGCCGCGATTACAGCGCGCCGATCTGGACGCTGCTGATGTTCGAAGCCTTCCTGAGAAAAGAGATGCAGGCGTGA
- a CDS encoding TIGR03088 family PEP-CTERM/XrtA system glycosyltransferase produces MMPAAAMNGIPLVVHLIYRLDFGGLETLMVERINRMPAECYRHAVVCLTGFNPEFAKKISKPGVALHALGKQPGLSLHTHLALWKLLRALQPAVLHSYNLSAIEYAPAALLAGVPVRVNGAHGRDASDPDGSNRKHNMLRRLMLPFYDCCYANSAAMEDWNRKVIGVPEQKSRMLANGIDAEKFRARGNGEAPRFFDGQTVIGTVGRVQDVKDHATLMDAFIALRQRRPDLAPSLRLAIVGDGPLLESMRAKADAAGIADAVWLPGARTDVADILRSFSVFAMSSIAEGTPGSALEAMASSLPVVGTRVGGIPEVIEEGVTGLLVPPSDPAAMAAALEQYVAAPELAARHGAAGRERVLRKYSMAAMVAGYQSLYDTLCERKIKLRRAVPSCVE; encoded by the coding sequence ATGATGCCTGCCGCCGCCATGAACGGGATTCCACTCGTCGTCCACCTGATCTACCGCCTCGACTTCGGCGGTCTGGAAACGCTGATGGTGGAGCGCATCAACCGCATGCCGGCTGAGTGCTACCGCCACGCCGTAGTCTGCCTGACCGGTTTCAATCCCGAGTTTGCGAAGAAGATCAGCAAGCCAGGCGTGGCGCTGCACGCGCTGGGCAAGCAGCCCGGCCTGTCGCTGCATACCCATCTGGCCCTATGGAAGCTGCTGCGTGCCTTGCAGCCTGCGGTGCTGCACAGCTATAACCTGTCGGCCATCGAATACGCGCCGGCCGCGCTGCTGGCCGGCGTGCCGGTACGCGTCAACGGCGCCCACGGCCGCGACGCCAGCGATCCCGATGGCAGCAACCGCAAGCACAATATGCTGCGCCGCCTGATGCTGCCTTTCTACGACTGCTGCTACGCCAATTCCGCCGCGATGGAAGACTGGAACCGCAAGGTGATCGGCGTACCGGAACAAAAGAGCCGCATGCTGGCGAACGGCATCGACGCGGAAAAATTCCGCGCGCGCGGCAACGGCGAAGCGCCGCGTTTCTTCGATGGGCAGACCGTGATCGGCACCGTGGGCCGGGTGCAGGACGTGAAGGACCATGCCACGCTGATGGATGCCTTCATCGCGCTGCGCCAGCGCCGCCCCGACCTGGCGCCGTCACTGCGCCTGGCCATCGTCGGCGACGGCCCGCTGCTGGAATCCATGCGCGCCAAGGCCGATGCCGCAGGCATTGCCGATGCAGTCTGGTTGCCTGGTGCGCGCACTGACGTGGCCGACATCCTGCGCAGCTTCAGCGTCTTTGCCATGTCATCGATTGCCGAAGGCACGCCGGGATCGGCGCTGGAGGCCATGGCCAGCAGCCTGCCCGTGGTGGGCACGCGCGTCGGCGGCATTCCCGAAGTGATCGAGGAGGGCGTTACCGGCCTGCTGGTGCCGCCTTCCGATCCAGCCGCCATGGCGGCGGCGCTGGAACAATATGTGGCGGCGCCCGAGCTGGCTGCCCGCCATGGCGCGGCGGGCCGCGAGCGCGTGCTGCGCAAGTACAGCATGGCGGCCATGGTGGCCGGCTACCAGTCGCTGTACGACACCCTGTGCGAACGTAAGATCAAACTGAGAAGGGCGGTCCCATCATGTGTGGAATAG
- the xrtA gene encoding exosortase A, producing the protein MNTVSSPSETKPADERKRPSSGPAASSLGLALAFSALLLPFVIYFETALSIAAIWERSGTFAHGYVILPISLWLIWQRRATLRALPVQPYLPALAALAVCGAGWLLAELGEVQIVRQYAFAAMLPLTVLALFGVQVAKAIAFPLFFILFGVPVGESLIDPLIQVTASFTVDALRMTGIPVLREGNNFSIPSGDWSVVEACSGLRYLISSITLGCLYAYLTYRTFLRRALFVLASMLVPIAANGARAYMIVMIGHMSGMTMAVGVDHLIYGWAFFGLVMLLLFWVGSFWRQDQEAAAPVPDAAAPRAARIVPAGRMAGVALGLALAIGVWPAYAYYLQHGQGKAPAAALNGFQPALAAAEPFTDWKPGINEANAHLSRSYSVAGQPLGFELFYFRQQHEGSKLISSSNRLVGDDKSPWHDMGASARSESIGGRQLAVRESILNGPKERRLLVWQWYWIDGQNTISNFGGKLLQVKQKLLKGRDDGAIVLLYVPFEESPDAARAAMRQFLATGLAPLETVLAANQKP; encoded by the coding sequence ATGAATACCGTATCCTCCCCGAGCGAGACCAAGCCGGCGGATGAGCGGAAACGGCCATCGTCCGGCCCAGCCGCGTCGTCGCTTGGCCTGGCGCTGGCGTTTTCCGCGCTGCTGCTGCCCTTCGTGATTTACTTCGAGACCGCGCTGTCCATCGCCGCGATTTGGGAGCGTTCCGGCACTTTCGCCCATGGTTATGTGATTCTGCCGATCAGCCTTTGGCTGATCTGGCAGCGCCGCGCCACGCTGCGCGCCTTGCCGGTGCAGCCCTATTTGCCGGCGCTGGCCGCGCTGGCCGTTTGCGGCGCGGGCTGGCTGCTGGCGGAACTGGGCGAGGTGCAGATCGTGCGCCAGTACGCCTTTGCCGCCATGCTGCCTTTGACCGTGCTGGCCCTGTTCGGCGTGCAGGTCGCCAAGGCCATCGCCTTTCCGCTGTTCTTCATCCTGTTTGGCGTACCGGTAGGCGAAAGCCTGATCGATCCGCTGATTCAGGTCACGGCCAGCTTCACCGTTGACGCCTTGCGCATGACCGGCATTCCCGTCCTGCGCGAAGGGAATAACTTCAGCATTCCTTCCGGCGACTGGTCGGTGGTGGAAGCGTGCAGCGGCCTGCGTTACCTGATTTCCTCGATTACCCTGGGCTGCCTGTACGCCTACCTGACCTACCGCACCTTCCTGCGCCGCGCCCTGTTCGTGCTGGCTTCCATGCTGGTGCCGATTGCCGCCAATGGCGCGCGTGCCTACATGATCGTGATGATCGGCCATATGAGCGGCATGACCATGGCGGTCGGCGTGGACCACCTGATTTATGGCTGGGCCTTTTTCGGCCTGGTGATGCTGCTGCTGTTTTGGGTCGGCAGTTTCTGGCGCCAGGATCAGGAAGCCGCCGCGCCAGTGCCGGATGCGGCGGCGCCGCGTGCCGCGCGTATCGTTCCGGCCGGGCGCATGGCCGGCGTGGCCCTGGGGCTGGCGCTTGCCATCGGTGTCTGGCCCGCATACGCCTATTATCTGCAGCATGGCCAGGGCAAGGCGCCGGCTGCCGCGCTGAACGGCTTCCAGCCCGCGTTGGCGGCAGCCGAACCGTTCACCGATTGGAAGCCCGGCATCAACGAAGCCAATGCCCATCTGAGCCGCAGCTACAGCGTGGCCGGACAGCCATTGGGCTTTGAGCTGTTCTACTTCCGCCAGCAACACGAAGGTTCAAAACTGATCAGCTCCAGCAACCGCCTGGTGGGCGACGACAAGTCGCCATGGCACGATATGGGCGCCAGCGCGCGCAGCGAGAGCATCGGCGGCCGCCAGCTGGCCGTGCGCGAATCCATCCTGAATGGACCGAAGGAGCGCCGCCTGCTGGTGTGGCAGTGGTATTGGATCGATGGCCAGAACACCATCAGCAATTTCGGTGGCAAGCTGTTGCAGGTCAAGCAGAAACTCCTTAAGGGACGCGACGATGGCGCTATTGTGCTGCTGTACGTGCCTTTTGAAGAGAGCCCCGACGCCGCGCGTGCCGCGATGCGCCAGTTCCTCGCCACCGGCCTGGCTCCGCTGGAAACCGTACTTGCCGCCAACCAGAAACCATGA
- a CDS encoding TIGR03087 family PEP-CTERM/XrtA system glycosyltransferase, with protein sequence MDDLLLLVHRIPYPPNKGDKIRSYHLLKHLVQHYRVHLGTFVDDADDWQHLPHLKTLCASSHFARLDPRWARLRSLGALLGNRSLSQDYYSDGGLRAWVAQTMREQRIGRIMVFSGPMAQYAEAYPQVRRVVDFCDVDSDKWRQYAQRKSWPMRMLYAYEAERLLRYERAVAAVSDAALFVSEPEAALFRELAPESGNRIGYFGNGVDTAYFTPHAGYASPYAAGERAVVFCGAMDYWPNVDAVCWFAREIFPAVLAHEPLARFYIVGARPSAEVQALSVLPGIRVTGTVPDVRPYVAYAALSVAPLRIARGIQNKVLEAMSMAKTVVVSPQALEGISAETGRELLLAGDAAQFAATVNEALAPAAGSAGYALDEIGRAARARVEASYGWAARLAPVEALLESGLDANPASAVDENRIAAAADAAATPTWNQA encoded by the coding sequence GTGGACGACCTGCTGCTGCTGGTGCATAGGATTCCCTATCCCCCGAACAAGGGCGACAAGATCCGTTCCTACCATTTGCTCAAGCATCTGGTGCAGCATTACCGCGTCCACCTCGGCACCTTCGTCGATGATGCAGACGACTGGCAGCATTTGCCGCATTTGAAAACCCTGTGTGCCTCCAGCCACTTTGCGCGCCTCGACCCGCGCTGGGCGCGCCTGCGCAGCCTGGGCGCCTTGCTGGGCAACCGCTCGCTGTCGCAGGACTATTACAGCGACGGCGGCTTGCGCGCCTGGGTGGCGCAAACCATGCGCGAGCAGCGCATCGGTCGCATCATGGTGTTTTCCGGCCCGATGGCGCAGTATGCCGAAGCGTATCCGCAGGTGCGCCGCGTGGTCGACTTCTGCGATGTCGATTCCGATAAATGGCGCCAGTATGCGCAGCGCAAATCCTGGCCCATGCGCATGCTGTATGCCTACGAGGCCGAACGCCTGCTGCGCTACGAGCGCGCGGTGGCGGCGGTGAGCGACGCCGCGCTGTTCGTTTCCGAACCCGAGGCGGCGCTGTTCCGCGAGCTGGCACCGGAGAGCGGCAATCGCATCGGCTACTTCGGCAATGGGGTGGATACCGCTTACTTCACGCCGCATGCCGGATATGCCAGTCCTTACGCTGCCGGCGAACGCGCCGTGGTCTTCTGCGGTGCCATGGATTACTGGCCGAATGTGGATGCCGTCTGCTGGTTCGCGCGCGAAATTTTCCCTGCGGTGCTGGCGCACGAACCGCTGGCGCGCTTTTACATCGTCGGCGCGCGGCCATCGGCCGAAGTGCAGGCGCTGTCTGTGCTGCCCGGCATCCGCGTTACCGGTACCGTACCGGATGTGCGCCCTTATGTCGCTTATGCCGCCTTGTCGGTGGCGCCGCTGCGTATTGCGCGCGGCATCCAGAACAAGGTGCTGGAGGCGATGTCGATGGCCAAGACCGTTGTGGTGTCGCCGCAGGCACTGGAAGGCATCAGCGCCGAAACCGGCCGCGAACTGCTGCTGGCCGGGGATGCGGCGCAGTTTGCCGCGACCGTGAATGAGGCGTTGGCGCCTGCCGCCGGCAGCGCTGGCTACGCGCTGGACGAGATCGGCCGCGCCGCGCGCGCGCGCGTCGAAGCGTCCTATGGCTGGGCTGCACGCCTGGCGCCGGTGGAGGCCTTGCTGGAATCCGGGCTGGACGCCAATCCGGCCAGCGCCGTGGACGAGAACCGCATTGCCGCGGCAGCCGATGCGGCGGCCACCCCTACCTGGAACCAGGCATGA